The genomic region GCATACCTATCAAAGAATTTGATAAGGGCTTGGATGCTAGAAGAGATGACCTTGCAAAAAAGTATGACATCATCATCATACATAATGTGAGAGGATACAAATGAATTTCTATTACCTTTGATAAGCTTGAGATTCTTAGTGTTCGCTAGCTTAGTAATGCCTCTACTGAGCACCTCCTCTGCAAGGCAAAAAAGCAGAGGAGACAGAGGGTCACCTTGTCTGACTCCTCTAAAGCAGGAAAAGAAACCTTCTTGTCTCCTAATGATGGAGATAGAGAGTTTGGCATAATGAAAAATAGATTTGATCCAATCACAGAAGGTGTTGCAGAAGTCAAAAGTCTTCAGAACCTTAATTAAAAATCTCTAATCAACAGTGTCAAAAGCTTTTGCAATGTCAATCTTAAGTGCAAGATTTCCACCAAAAGACTTATTGTGCGACAAATTTATAGCTTCGGAGGTGAGACAAACACAGTCCCTAAAGTGTCTTCCCTTTATAAAACATTTTTGCTCTTTGGAAACTGTATTTGGCATGATAAGAGCTAGCATGTCGGCAAGAATCTTGGAGAGGATCTTGAACTTGAAGTTAGTCATGGCAATGGGCCTGAAGTTATTAATTGTATTTGCATTAGGTGTCTTGGGAATCAAGATAACTGTGTTGGCATTCTTGTCGGGCATGATAATGCTGATAGTGAAAAACTCAAGGACTGCATTAAATACATCCTCCTTAATAATTTCCCAATAGGTCTGGAAGAAGAATGCACCAAATCCACCAGGGCCAGGTGTTCCATATTTATTCAAGGAGAAAACAACATTTTCGGTTTCAATTCTAGAAGGTAGTAAGGTAAGGAGATTGTTGGTGCTCTCATGAATAAAAGGATGGATGGCCTCCTCAATAAGGCTATTGTCATAAACTGCATTATTGTTGCCAAAAATATTGGTGAAGTGAGAGACTACATGATCAACAATCATAGTTGGCTCAGTTGTGATtaaattttcaatcttcatagaGGTGATCTTCCTAAAGCTTTGCTTAATTCAAGCATTCTTATGGAAGAAGGTCGTGTTTCTGTCATCACAATGCCACTTGATCCTAGACTTTTCATGCCAAAAGGCCTCCTACTTTCTAAGGATCTTTTCCAACTCAAATTTAACACAGCTCTCATCAAGAATCAGGCCTTCATTGTAACTAGTATCATTGATCTTAAGTTGGATGTCATCCAACTTTTTAGTTGCTTTGGCTACTTCAAGAtggatattttcaaaaatgtttttgtTCCAAATTTTGAGCTCACCTTTGAGTAATTTAAGCTTTTGGCTTAATACAAACATAGGGAAACCCAAATTTTAGTTTTTCCAGACAATTTTAATAAGATTGGAATAATCACTTGTGTTGTGACTGCATTTTAAAAAATCTAAAGTTAGAAGCATACCTGCATGTGGATGTTTGTGATTCAAACAAAATGGGAAAGTGATATGATCTATGTCAAGTTAGGGTGGATCAAGAGATAGAGGAGAAGTTAGCAAGCCAGTCCTTGCTACAAATCACTCTATCTAATCTTTTTTCAGTGAGATGGACACCACTTTTTCCATTAGCCCacatttaggctatgtttggattgatggactaGAACGGAGCGGAGCGGAGTGGAACATGATGGAATGgagtggagcggagcggaatggtaTTGAGATTCCATTCCATTGTTTgtgtatattttataatttgacGGAGCGGAATAGAATATTTTAGTTCATTCCATTGCATACACCCCAAATTGGGTGGAATGAAAATTGAAGGATATGATGGAATAGGATGGAATGAATTCCATCATATTCCATTCCACTCCATCCATTATTTataaatccaaacaatggaatctgattaaATACCATTCcactccattccattccatcacattccatcaatccaaacatacccttagtTGCATCCAATTGTTGGCAAATGTATCTAGTTGTTTGTGTCTGTCCACATTGCAAATTCAAGCATGGGAATTCTGGCAGGGGATGAGCTCATATGTGCTCATAGAAGCCTAAGATGTTGTTGAAGTCCCCAATCCAAGACCAAGGATGATTTGTGTTTCTCTGCGCATTAGACAAGGAATGCCAGAGCTCTCTTCTTTTGATGTAATCAGTTAAGGCATAAACCACTAAtatggaaaatattttcttattgttAGTGCGAGTAAATGAGACTTGCTGATCATCAGAATGGAAACTGTAGGGTTAAGGCTAGTGGAGCAAATGCACCACAAGTTAGGGGTCAAAGTCAGTTTATTATTCACATCAAAAATTTTAAAGTTAAGCCTATTGAACCAAATCCTAAGGAAAGCATCAATACTCATTTAAGGCTCGACCACAAAACAAACATGAGGCTTGTATGCAATGAGGAGTCTTTTGGAGTAAAAATATCCCTTCtcattatttaattataacaaattttatatcatatataataGACCGTCTTTCACGCTCACAGATTGATCCTTCATACATCATGTCTTGTCTATCAATTATTGTAGAAGAcacaattattataaaaaatagggttaaataagttttttatctctataaatatatcaaatttcgtttttagttcttctaaaaattttcttcaaacaatggtcctcatAAATTTTTTTCATCCACAATTTCGGTCACTGCAGTCAGCTCTAGTTAACGGCATATGACGTGGTACGCCACGTAGAAAAcaacttgaattttttttaagaaatgcaTTAGATTGCGGGGGTTACAAACCTCGTGTAAACAAACCCAGAAAATTTTATTCCAACACGAAAAAGTTCTAAGAGGCTTCTCATCAAACACCTTAGCTGCACCATTCAAAATTGCAACATTGTTCCCAATCAGAGTTGTTTCACCAACAATATTATTCTCAATCATTGGATTGCATGCTATTAGATTAAAGACTAACTATTATACCAGTATTTTACTAGTTGAATTGTGGGGCATGTCTTTTATAGGGAGATGAATTGTGGTTACAAACCTACTAGTTGAATTGTGGGGCATGTCTTTTATAGGGAGATGAATTGTGGTTACAAACCTCCTGTAAACAAAGCCAGAAAATTTTATTCCAACACGAAAAAGTTCTAAGAGGCTTCTCATCAAACACCTTAGTTGCACCATTCAAAATTGCAACATTGTTCTCAATCAGAGCTGTGTCACCAACAATATTATTCTCAATCATTGGATTGCATGCTATTAGATTAAAGACTAACTATTATACCAGAATTTTACTAGTTGAATTGTGGGGGCATGTCTTTTATAGGGAGCTGAAACTCAATGTTATCTTGCATTGCACCCACAAGTCAATGTTATTTAGCTAAAGATTCAGAGCTAGCACAAAAACTGCGGGAATTAAGTGTAAGCAACATGTAGTTTTCTTTACAAGTATAAATGAGTAAACATAGTGCCACAAATCATACTAGTACACAGAAATACGAATAAACACAATGTcacaacaaacacatatataattaaattacacTTAGAACTTGTCTTATTGGAATAAAAATTTCTGGATTTATTTAGAGGTGGTTTGTAACCCTAGCAATCAAAGGTATTTTTCCGATTTTCTCCATGCTGTCTTCCACGTGATGTACACGTCCACTTTCATTAATAAGAGTTGATAGTAGAGACTAAAATTGTGAGTGTAAAAATTTATAAAGACCATTATTTAAAAGCAAATTTTAGAAGGACTAAGAgcgaaatttaatatatttacatggaccaaaaatttatttaacattaaaaaatatataattattatttttaatttaaggtaAAATATGGTAGCTGAAATATAAAATCTTTTGACAAATACTTTTTTgtcttattattaaatttattgattGTTGAGATTTCATTTGTccctttattaaaaaaatactatattaAAAAGACTTTAAGTACTCATTTGTCCCTTGAAACTTAAAGACTTTAAATAAagttataaaagaagaaaaaaaacatctCTAGGCTTCACATGCATATTTTGTTTGGGGCTTCTTTTCCAATTCTGATGTAGCAGAAAACTATTAATGCAGTAGGGCAATTTCTTCCAATTTTTAATGCTAATGTTAATAAATAGTAGTTTCTAGTTctttaaaaagaaagaaaattataaaaacgacgtaaatttttttttttttgacaagaacAAACTTAACATCCTTCATTCATCAAACAAGAAACAATACAAGGAGGTATCATATTAAGAGAACTACGCTTAGACCAAGAATTGACCGCCTTATCTAACTtatgggcaaccgaattcgcttggcgcttaatgaactttacctcaaagttcggaaaTAAACATAAATTATTCTGGATAGACTTAATTATAAAACTA from Vicia villosa cultivar HV-30 ecotype Madison, WI unplaced genomic scaffold, Vvil1.0 ctg.000060F_1_1, whole genome shotgun sequence harbors:
- the LOC131623288 gene encoding uncharacterized protein LOC131623288 encodes the protein MIVDHVVSHFTNIFGNNNAVYDNSLIEEAIHPFIHESTNNLLTLLPSRIETENVVFSLNKYGTPGPGGFGAFFFQTYWEIIKEDVFNAVLEFFTISIIMPDKNANTVILIPKTPNANTINNFRPIAMTNFKFKILSKILADMLALIMPNTVSKEQKCFIKGRHFRDCVCLTSEAINLSHNKSFGGNLALKIDIAKAFDTVD